The Chelatococcus sp. HY11 nucleotide sequence GCGGAGGCTCCGGGACGCGCTCGGCGGGTCCGGTCATTGGTAACGATCGGGTGACGACGACGGCGGGGGCATCACGAGCCCAGCGCAATGGGCATGACATCCCCCGTCATTGCCGTTGAGCCATGCTGCCTGCACCTACCGAAAGAAAGGCTTGCCGCGTGGCGCGCCATGCGACGACATGGCCGTCATCCACCGGCTCCAGCCCACCATTCCGGTGCAGAAGGTTCACATGCGACAGGATGTCGGCGATCCGAAGCGGCAGCATGTCGATGCTTGTGTTGGGGATGAGCGCATCGAGCAGCGCCCGCACGGTCATGGGCCGTCCGACGCAGGCCTCGATCAGTCTGGTGCAGCGTCGTCCGTGGTGGGTACGCGTCTCGCGCAGCTGGTGGGGCGCACCGCGAAACGGCAGGCCGTGCCCGGGAAGAACCAGGGTTTCCTCCCGCACATGCGGCTCAAGCAATGCGAGATAGTCGAGATAGTCGCCGAGTGGGGCGGCCGTCGGGTTGTCCGGCCGTGCCCCCACGAAGGGCGATTGCGCCGGCAGCATCTGGTCGCCGGGGAGCAGGATGTCGCGCTCCGGATTGAAAAGGCTGACCGGCGCGGGCGAATGGCCTCCAGGGCCGTGGAGAATCCGCCAGTCCGATCCTGAAATGGCTAGTATCGATTCGTCGTCGAGCATGGTCGGTGGTTGCGGCAGCGGCCCCATCCCGGATTCAACGGGCTCGGAGCGCGTGCGCAGTAAACGCGCTTCGCCCGGATCGCATCCCATCCGCAGGAGATGCGTCTCGAAGCGGGCCGATTTGCCCGCCGGCTGCGGACTGGTGCTTGCAATCAGCGCTTCCCACTCGCCTTCGCTGGTGAGGATCGCCGCGCCGGATGCGTCCTGCAGCCATCCGGCGGCGCCAGCATGATCGGCATGATAGTGGGTGAGGACGATCTGTTCGAGTGACCGAAGGCCACCGAGCGGAGCAAGGATCTCGCTCCAGGCGCCATGGGTCCGCGCATCGTTCACACCTGTATCGATGGCTGTCCAGCGCGTGCCGTCACGCAGCAGGTAAATGTTCACGTGGTCAAGGCTGTAGGGGATAGCGACGCGAACCCACAGCAAGTCCTCCGCTATTGTAACGGGCGTGTTGAAAGGCGGAGGAACATCGTTTGGAAATCGCAGCATTGTTTTCGCAAAGCTTCCCTAGCGCGGTGAGTATGGTGCGCTCCCGGGCCTTGACTGATCATGCTGCGGCGAGACCGGGAGGCCAACCTTTCTTTTGGTAGGTGTGGGTTGTTTTGCGATGCGGCAATGGGGGTGAAATGCCCTGCTCGGGCCTCAGATCCGGGACCATTCCGATGACCGAAGCCTTCATCTACGATCACGCGCGCACACCCCGGGGCCGGGGCCGGCCGGATGGCGCGCTGCATGAGGTGACCGCGGTGCAACTCGCCGCGCAGGTGCTGGGCGCCGTGCGCGACCGCAACAGCCTCGACACGGCGCTGGTCGATGATGTCATCCTCGGCTGCGCCCAGCCGGTGGGCGAGCAGGGCGGCAACATCGGCCGCGCGGCGGTGCTGACCGCGGGCTATGCCGAAACCGTCGCGGGCCAGCAGGTGCACCGGTTCTGCGCCTCCGCGCTTGAGGCGGTCAACAATGCAGCCGCGCAGGTGATGGTGGGAGCGGCGGATGCCGCCATCGGCGGCGGCGTCGAATCCATGTCGCGCGTCTATATGGGCGCTGATAGTGGCGCATGGGCCGCTGATCCGTCGGTCGCCTACGACACCTATTTCGCGCCGCAGGGTATCGGCGCCGACCTGATCGCCAGCATCGACGGCTTCAGCCGCACCGATGTGGACAGTTACGCGGTCGAGAGCCAGCGCCGTGCCGCCGAGGCCTGGCGGGAGGGCCGCTTCGCGCGCTCCGTCGTACCGGTGCGCGACGTGCTCGGGGACGTGCTGCTCGACCATGATGAGCACATGCGTCCTGGCACGACGCTGGAGCAGCTGGCGGCGCTCAAGCCGGCCTTCACGGCGCTCGGCGAGAAGGCCGGCTTCGATCTTGTCGGCATGCAGAAATATCCCGAGCTCGCCGCTGTGAACCACGTCCATACCGGCGGCAATTCGTCGGGCATCGTCGATGGGGCCGCCGCAGTGCTGGTCGGCAGCAAGGCCTTCGGCGAGCGGGCAGGGCTCAAGCCCCGCGCCCGGGTCCGCGCCTTCACCTCCATCGGCAGCGAGCCGACGATCATGCTCACGGCACCGGCCGAGGTGACACGCAAATGTTTATCGCGGGCCGGCATGAACGTGTCGGACATCGACCTCTTCGAACTCAACGAGGCCTTCGCCTCGGTGGTGCTGCGCTTCATGGCGCGGCTGGAGCTCGACCATGCCAAGGTCAATGTCAACGGCGGGGCGATCGCCATGGGCCATCCGCTCGGCGCCACCGGTGCGATGATCACCGGCATCGTGCTGGACGAGCTGGAGCGGCGCGGCCTTGGAACCGCGCTGGTGACGCTGTGCGCCGGCAACGGTCTCGGGACCGCCACCATCATCGAGCGCGTCTGAGGCGCGCTCCCGCCAGTTCTGCGGCCTGAGCCGCGACACGAGACATCATCATGAACCATCTCACGTTGAGCATCGACGCTGACGGCATCGCGCTGATCACCCTGGACCACGCCGTGGAGTCGATGAATCTTGTCTCGCCGGAATGGCTGGCGGAATTCGCGGCGGCCGTGGAGACGGTGGCCACGGACCCGGCGGTGAAAGGCGCGATCGTCACCTCGGGCAAGAAGGCCTTCATGGCGGGGGCCGATCTTAAACTGCTGTCGAGGGGCTTCAGCAAGGCTGAGGCGCTCGCCTTCAGCGAGGCGCCCACGCGCATGCACCGCCGCCTGGAAACCTGCGGCAAGCCCTTCGTGGCGGCGCTGAACGGTCTCGCCTTGGGCGGCGGCTTCGAGCTGGCGCTCGCCTGCCACCACCGTCTGCTCGCCGATGATCCGAAGGCCGTCGTCGGATTGCCGGAAGTCAAGGTCGGGCTTCTGCCCGGTTCCGGCGGAACCCAGAGGCTCATCCGCCTGATTGGCGTGCAGAAAGGCCTCGAGCTGCTGCTCTCCGGCGCGACGCTCGGCCCGGCCGAGGCCCTGAAGGCCGGGCTCGTCGACGCGGTTGTGCCGCCCGGTGAGCTCATCACGGCGGCCAAGGCCTGGCTGATGGACGCGCCCGATCCCGTCCGTGCATGGGACAGGAAAGGCTACACGCCGCCGGAAGCGGGCGGTCTCCTCAACCCGGGGATGGCGACCCTGTTCTCCATGCAACCGGCGGCGATAGCAGCCAGAACCTTCCACAACGATCCCGCGCCGGCGGCCATCGCTTCCGTGGTGTTCGAGGGCATCCAGCTGCCGTTCGACAAGGCGCTGGCGGTGGAGAGCAAATATTTCGCGAAGCTGCTCTCCGGCCCGGTGGCGCGCAACATCATCCGCACCACCTTCGTCAGCAAGGGGGAGGCGGAGAAGCTGGCCGGCCGCCCAGCCGGCGTGCCGAAGGCGAGCTTCGCCAGGATCGGCGTGCTCGGCGCCGGCATGATGGGTGCCGGCATTGCCTATGTGGCGGCGGTGGCGGGCGCCGAAGTGGTGTTGCTGGATCGCAGCCAGGCGGAAGCCGACAAAGGCAAGGCCTTCGCAGAGAAAACGCTTGCGCGCGAGGTCGAGCGCGGCCGGCGCAATGAGGCCCAGGCCGACGCCATCCTCGCGCGTATCAGGCCAGGCGAGGATTTCGCGGCGCTGGCCGGCGTGTCGCTGATTGTCGAGGCTGTGTTCGAGGACACTGCCGTGAAGGCCGACGTGACGCGGCGCGCGCAGGCGGTGGCCGGCCCAGACGTGATCTTTGCTTCCAATACGTCGACGCTTCCGATCAGCGGGCTCGCCGAGGCGTCGCAACGTCCCGAGGGCTTCATCGGCCTGCATTTCTTCTCGCCGGTCGATCGCATGGCGCTCGTCGAGGTCATCCTTGGCCGCCAGACCAGCCGGGAGACGCTCGCTCACGCGCTCGATTTCGTGGCCTTCCTGCGCAAGACACCGATCGTGGTCCACGACAGCCGCGGTTTCTATACCAGCCGCGTCTTCCAGACCTTCATCCATGAAGGAATGGCAATGCTCGGCGAGGGCATTGCCCCGGCGCTGATCGAGAATGCCGCTCGCTTCGCCGGCTTCCCCGTGGGTCCGTTGGCGGTAACCGATGAGGTGACACTCGAATTGCCCTTGAAGATCATCCATCAGGCCGAGGCCGAAGTTGGCGACGCCTTCGAGAAGCCTTGCGGCACGCCGATCCTCGAGAAGATGCTCGCGGCGGGGCGCGGTGGGCGGAAGTCCGGCGGTGGCTTCTACGACTATCCGCAGGACGGCCCCAAGCGCCTCTGGCCGGGGCTGGCCGAAATGTTCCCGGAACGTGCCGACCAGCCTGACATCACCGAGGTCCGCCAAAGGCTGCTCGCAATCCAGGCTCTCGACACGGCCCGCTGCCTGGAGGAGGGTGTGCTGACCACCGCCACGGACGCCGACCTCGGATCGCTTCTGGCCTGGGGTTTCCCCAGCTGGACGGGCGGCACGCTCTCCTACATCGACATGATCGGCCTCAAGGCTTTCGTCGCCCAGTGCGACAGCTTTGCCCAGCGTTACGGCAGCCGTTTCGAGCCGACGCCGGCATTGCGCCGGCGGGCTGAGGAGAATGAGCCGTTCTACCCGGCCTGAATGTCCATGACGGCCTGGCACGGCTTTCGTGCCTTGGAGTTGCCACCGGTTGGGCGCGCTGCCCATCCCATGCCAGCCTTGACGCGGGACACGAGCGCGCCCGGCCGTCGAATGGAGAAGCCCATGAAAGCCTTTGTCCTCACAGAGACGGCAGGGCCGGAGAGTGCCGTGGTGCGCAACGAGCCGCGGCCCGAGCTCGCCGCCGGCAGCGTGCGCGTGGCGCTGAAAGCGGCCTCGCTCAATCATCGTGAGCTCTGGATCTCGCGCGGGCTCTATCCCGGCATGAAACTGCCCTGCGTCATGGGAGCCGACGGGGCAGGAGTGGTGACGGAGGTGGGGGACGGCGTCGATCAGGCTCTGGTCGGGCGGGAGGTCGTCCTCTATCCCGGTGACGGGTGGGGCGACAATCGCCGCTTTCCGGCGCGCGGCTTCGCGATGCTTGGCATGCCCCTTCCCGGCACCATCGCTGAGGAGATCTGCGTGCCGGCCACCACTGTCTTCGCGAAGCCGGCTCACCTGTCCTTCGAGCAGGCCGCAGCCCTGCCGACCGCCGGCATCACCGCTTGGCGGGGGCTCACGGAGAAGGCTGCGCTCCAGAGCGGGGAGATCCTGCTGGTGACGGGCGTCGGTGGTGGTGTCGCGACTTTCGCGCTCATCTTCGGGCGGGCGCTGGGCGCCGAGGTCTATGTCACCAGCGGGTCCGACACGACGCTGGCACGGGCGGGCGCGCTCGGCGCGGCGGGAGGTTTTAATTACCGCGAGCCTGGTTGGCGCAAGGCGTTGCAGGAGGCCTCGCGGGGCCTCGATGTGGTGTTCGACGGCGCGCCTGCGGCTGGCCTCTCCGAATACACCCGCGCGTTGCGCGCAGGCGCGCGCGTCGTGATCTACGGCTCGACGGGCGGCCCGGTGATGACCATGGCGGCGCCGGATCTGTTTCTGCGCCATGCCACGATATCGGGAACGGCGATGGGCGATCTCGTCGATTTCGCGGCCATGCTCGCCTTTATCACCGCGCACCGGCTGGAGCCGGTCATCGACAGAACCTTCGCCATCGACCAGTCGCGCGAGGCTCTTCTCTATCTCGAGAGGGGCCATGCGTTTGGCAAGGTGGTGATCGCCATCTGAACGCCGGCGGCAGGCTGCCGGAACGACACGGCCCTATCGTGGGATAGGTGTGGCGCGTGGCGCGCCATGGAAGGCTTCCAGGGAATCCTTCGATGAAACCCTTCGATGGCACGGATCCGTTGTGATTGGGGATTTGCGTATGAGCTTCCCGCCTCCGCCCGATGTGGCGGGCACCAGCCTTGATGGCACGGAGCCCTATGTCATCGATGCAGACGAAAACCGCAGGCTCTGCGCCTCGGTGAATGCCGTGCCGGACCCGGGCGGCGACGCCCACCCGATCTACTACTACATCGCCACCCAGGTCGGCATGGGCAAGACGGTGGCGGGACTATGCGCCGCCTGCGATTTCGACGTCGAGGACGGCCCGATGATGGGGTCGTCGCAGGTGGAATTCGCCGGCGCGCTCCGCACGGGTCTGCCCTATCGGGTGAGCGGCGAGATCGTCAACCTGAACCGCAAGGCGAGCCGCAAGCTCGGTGTGATGGACGTGCTCGAGTATCGGCTGCGCCTGATCGACCCCGGCGGCGGCACCGCGCTCGAAACGACCAACGTCTGGGTGCTGCCCCGGAAGGAACTTGCATGACCCTGCCAGTCGGCGCCGCCATCCCGCCGTTCGTGATCGAGGTATCCCCGGCCGCCATGCAAAGCTGGGCGATCTTCCTCAAGGACCCGAACCCGATCCATCTCGACGCTGAGATCGTCCGCGCCAAGGGGCTTGGTGACCGGGTGATCAACCAGGGGCCGGCCAATGTCGCCTATATCATCAACGCCCTTGCCGCTGCCTTTCCCGGCTGCACGGTCAAATCCCTCGCGATGCGCTTTCTCGACAACGTCTATGGCGGCGAGATCGTCGAGGCGGGAGGGACCGTCACCGCCGTCGCGATCGAAGGCGACCTGCGCATCACGACCTGTGACATGTGGCTGAAGGCGGCCGACCGGGGCGCGGTGATCAGCGGCCCGGCCGTTGTCACGCAGCCCGCCAGCTGAGATCCCGCGCGCCACCGGCGCGCCGCAACCGGAGTTTTCGTATGCCAAGCGGCCCCTTCGCCCATATCTGCCTGCTCGTCAAAGATCTCGACAAGGCTATCGAGGACTGGACCAAGATCCTGGGTGTTCTCGACCCGAGGCAATTGGACAGGAAGCTCGTGCGCTACGAGGATTTCGAGGGCGGCGCCGACAAGATGCGCTGGGCGACCTTCGTCTCCGACCACGGCGCCGAGATCCAGATGATCGAGCCCGCGCCCGGCACGCCGCTGTTCAAGCGCCTGGAGAAGCATGGCGAGCATGTCCATCATATCTGCCTCACCACCAACGATGTCGACGGCTCGCTCGAGACCCTGCGTGGCCAGGGCATCGAGACCGTGGGCGAGGTATCGAGCGACCCCGGCATGAGCTGGCAGAAATGGGGCTGGGTGTCGCATCGCAGCGCCCATGGCGTCCTTGTCGAAGTCGCCAAGCCTTACGAGACCCACGACGACGGCAAGTGGCATCCCGCGACGCCGCGTTAGGTTCTTCGATATACAGCGTTCTCGTCTCTCATGGCCGGCTCATCCCGGGCGTCCCGATGACTGCGTTGTTTTTCAGGCAGGCGGATAGCCCACGCCAGCGGCGCTGCGTGTCCGTTGATCGCGTGTTCCGCCTTGCCGAACCGGAGGAGACCGGCAGTTGATGGCACCGAGCCCCCAGTCTCCCGCGCTGGCGCCGCAGGCTGCTCCCATGATCCGCTTTCAGCTGCGCGAGGGCTTCGCGCTCACCGCCGAGCTGGCGGGACCGCCGGACGGCCCGCGTGTCGTGCTGGTTCATGGTGGCGCCCAGAGCCGCCGTGCCTGGGATGTCGGCGTCGGCTTGCTGAGCCGGGCAGGCTATCGCTCGGTCGCCATCGACATGCGCGGCCATGGCGACAGCGACTGGGCGCCCGACGGCAACTACGCGCTGGAGCATTGGGCGGAAGACCTCAGGCAGGTCGTCACTGCGCTGGCGCAGGATGATCCACGACCCATCGCGCTGGTCGGCGCCTCCCGAGGCGGGCAGAGCGTCTTGCTCACGGCCGTTGACCTGCCGGCGCTGGTGTCCTGCGCCGTGCTCATCGACGTTACCCCGCAGAATGATGAATCGGGCATCGCTCTCATCAGGGCCTTCATGCAGCGCAGCGCCCAGGGTTTTGACAGCGTGCGGGAATGCGCCGACGCCGTCGCCGATTTCATGAAGAGGCCGCGACGTTCCAACGTGTCCGGTCTCGCCCGCATTTTGCGGCAGGATGCCGATGGTCGCTGGTTCTGGCGCTGGGACCCGCGCATGGCCGACAGCCGGTTTGTGCGGCCACCCTCGGAGCAGATCCTGATGGAGGAAGCGGCGCGCGAGGTCGGCGTTCCGGTGCTCCTCGTCCGCGCCGGGATGAGTGAGCTCGTCCGCGCGCAGGATGTCGAGCATTTCCGCGCCTTGCTGCCGACGCTGGAGGTCGAGGAGGTTCCCGGCATCCCGCACATGATCACCGGCGACAGCAACGCGGCCTTCCTGCCGGCCGTCATCGCGTTCCTGCGACGACGGCATGAGCCCATCGGTTGAAGGCTCCGCTGAAACACGCGCCTTCCGCTACAGCCGCAGGCCCCCATCGACGATGATCGTCTGGCCTGTGATGTAGGACGCCCGGTCGGAGGCGAGGAACGCCACTGCCTCGGCGATCTCGGCGCCCTCACCGAAGCGGCGCAGCGGTACTCGCTTCTTCTGCTGTGCCCACACCTCCGGCGTATGCACCTGGTCCTGCAGGCTGTGCCCGAGGCCGGCGTCGATGATGCCGGGCGCCACGGAGTTGCCGCGAATGCCGTAGCGGCCTTCCTCCTTGGCGACGGCGCGCGTCAATACCTCGATGCCCGCCTTCGGAACCGCCGAGATGGCGTCGCCGGGCGGGAACCAGTAGTTGGCGAAGGAGACGACGCTCACGAAGCTGCCGCCGCCGTTCCTGCGCAGGACGGGGATCGCGAGCCGCACGAGACGCGTGAAGCCGAGCAGCTCGATCTCGACGACCCGCAGCCACTGGCCCTGCTCGATCTGCGAGACATAGGGCTGCAGGATCGGGGCGCCGCTGGCATAGACGATACTTCTCAGGCCGCCCGGCAGCGCATCGGCACGGGCGATCGCCTCCGCGACATCGCTCTCGCTTCGCGTGTCCATGCGCATGGCAGCGACGCGGCAGTTGGTTGGCAACTCGACCTTCAGGGCGTCAGCCTTTGCGGCATTGCCGAAATAGGTGAAGGCCATGGCCGGCCAGTCCAGCGGCATGCGCCGGCAGATGGCCTCACCGAGGCCGCCGCTTCCGCCAATCACGAGTACCGCGCCGTCCTGCATCACCGTCTCCCCGTCAAACTCAACGCCAAAGCACCGTCAGCCTTTGCCTGTCGGGGACAGGATAGGCCCGGCGCATGGCGCGCCGCCACCTGTCTTGGGATAGGCAATTCTTGGGATAGGCAATTACGGAGAAGCATGCGCCTCGGCCCGAAGGCATAGCGGCCCAGCGCTAATGCCTGATATCGGCATTGGCGCTAGGGCCTATCAGAGGCTGGCGCGCAGCGGCCGGAAGAAGGCGCGGATGTCCTCTGCCAAGGCATCAGGGCATTCGAGTGCCGCGAAATGGCCACCCTTCGCCATCGGTGTCCAGCGGCGCAGATCGGTGAAAGTCTGTTCGGCCAATGAGCGTGGCGGATGCAGGTGCTCGGCGGGGAAAGCCGCATAGGCGGTGGGAACCGAGACGCGCCCGCCCGGCACGGGCCATGGCGCATGCAGGCGGTCGTAGTAGGGCCAGAACGACGATCCGATCGCGCCGGAAAACCAGTAGAGGCTGATATTGGCGAGGAGCGTATCGAGATCGAACGTCACGTCCGGCGGCGCCTGACCGCCCGACCAGGCGTGAAACTTCTCGAGGATCCAGGCGGCGAGGCCGGCCGGGGAATCCGTCAGGGCGTAGGCCAGGGTCTGTGGCCGTGTACCTTGCATCCACAGATAGCCCGTCTCCTCCCGGCGCCAGCGCGCATGCGCGCGCAGGAAGGCTTGCTCCTCCGGCGTGCCGCCGGCCCTGGCGACAATCTCGCGCGGAATGAGCAGGAGGTTGAGATGGATGCCGATGAGCCGGTCGGGCACCGTGGCGGCCAGCGTCGTGGTGATCAGCGAACCCCAGTCGCCACCCTGCGCGGCGAAGCGGGAATAGCCGAGCACGTCCGTCATCAGCCGCGCGAAGCAATCGGCGATGGCCGCGATCCCGAACCGCGGCTGACCGGGCTCGAACGACAGGCCATAGCCTGGCAGCGATGGCGCGACCACGGTGAAGGCGTCCTCGGCGGCGCCGCCGAAACGGGCAGGATCGGTCAGCCGCGGGATGAGGTCGGTGAACTCGAACAGCGAACCCGGCCAGCCATGCGACAGCAACAGCGGGCAGGGACGCGGACCGCGCCCTGGCATATGGACGAAATGCAGATCTATGCCGTCCATGCGAACCTTGTAGTTCGGCATGGCATTGAGGAGAGCCTCCTGGACGCGCCAATCAAATTCGTCCCGCCAATAGGCGAGCACTGGCCGGAGCCAGTCGAGACTCGTGCCGTGCGTCCAGCCGCTGCCCGGCGCCTCGTCCGGCAGGCGGGTCATCTGCAACCGGTGCCGGAGGTCGGCGAGGTCGGCATCGGGTACGGAGAGGCTGAATGGCCGCACCGCCGCCGCCGTGTTCTCGGTGTCCGCCATCGCTTCTCCTTCCAGCTGCTCTCGTCAATTGCCGATACCGACCGGCGGCATGGGATAGTCAGGATAGCGCTCAGATCTTGAGCGCAACCCCTGGGGTCGGCGGCTCGACGATCTCCGCACCCGGAACCTCGACGCTCGCCTTGAAGGTAAAGCCATCGGCGGTCGGCACGGCACCCGCGAGGTTTACGGGGCCGATCTGCTGGTGGTCCTCCTTGCGGAAGCGGATCTTGCCCTTTGCCGTCTCCACCTCGACGTTCTCAAGGGCCTGGATGATGGCATTGGTCTCGGTGCTGTTGGCGGCCTGGATGGCGGCGGCGTAGCAGAGCACCGCGCCGTGCGCCGGTCCGATCAGGCTGGACGGATAGGGATCGTTCTTCGTCCGCGCCTTCACCTCGGCGACCAGATCCTGGTGCACCTTGTTGGCGTTCGGGTTGCCGAAGTACCAATGCAGGTTCGACCAGAGTTCGGGCGGGCCATCCTTGCCGAGGACGACCGGCAGGTCGAGCTCGCCGCTGCCGTCGCAGGCGACCTTGATCTTGTTGCTCAGCCCTAGGGTCTTGGCCTGTTTCCAAAGCGTGATCATGTCGGCGCCATAGGTCAGGTTGAACACGCCCTGCGCCGGCGTCTGCATCATCCGGAAGATCTGGGTCTTGTAGTCGGTGGTGCCGAACTTGGAGGCGATGACATCGGTGAGGACCACGTCTTTCTTGGCGTAGACGGGATAGAATTCTTTGAGTGCCGACGAAAACTGCTTCCAGGAATCATGGCCGACCGAAATGTCGGAGATGAAGCCGCCCCAGGTGGTGACCTCCGGGAAACGCTGCGCCATTACCCGGGCGAGCGAGCGGCAACGCATGTAGTTGTTGTCGGCCAGGCGGAAGAAGTTGCGGTTGAACAACTCGTGGGTGAGGCTGTCGAGCGGCGCGCTGGCCGTCATCTGCACCAGGTTGAGCGACTGGATCACCTGGATGACGGCGATGTTCTGGGCGCTCAACGACGCGCCGATGATCAGGTTGACGCCGGACGACGACAGCTCGCGGGCGTTGGCTACCGCCTGGTTCGGATCGCCCTTGTCGTCGCGGATCACAAGTTCGAGCGGCCGGCCGAGAACCCCGCCCGCGGCGTTGATCTGGTCCCGGGCGATCTCCACGCCGATTTTCTGCCGGTTGCCGACGAGTTCGGCGGTACCGCTCAAAGGCATCAGAACACCGATGCGGATGGGTTCTGCCGCACGAGCACCACGCCGGCCTAGCATGGCTACTCCCGTCGCCGTCGCGGCTGTTGCGATGACTGTCCTTCGGTTGAGCTTCATGATGTCCTCCCCGTTCCGGAGACATTCGCACCGGTTTCATTGAGGATTGGAGGCAGCGGGTCCCGTGGCCCCTATCCAAGGATAGGCCGTGTAACAGAACATCCGCCGGTTTCCGGTCGGCGCAACGGATCGATTGAGGTTCGTTGCAGCAACTGGAACAGGTGGACGCCGATCCCGATCCCCCGAGGGGCGCTCACGTCGCGGCCGGCGGATTGAACAGGGCTTGCGAACGGGCGATCTCGGCGGCGATGAAGCTCGCCACCTCGTCGATATGACGGACCTTCCGGTTATCCTCATGGATATGCATGTAGAACGAGCGGGTGAGGGCGATGCGGTCGGGAAGCACTGGCACGAGATCCGGAAAATCCGAGACCACGAAGGTCGGCATGATGCACAGGCCGCTGCCGGCGAGCGTCGCGTGGAGCTGTGCCAGCAGGTTGGTGCTACGGATGCGCGGCGTGATCGTGGTGCGCACGGCGCTGAGGTAGTTCAGCTCCGGCGCGAACAACAGGTCCTCGATATAGCTGACGAAGGGATGGTGCTTGAGGTCATCGACCGCGCGGATGGGCGGGGCGCCGTCGAGATAGGATCGCGTGCCGTAGACATGCAGGCGGTAGTCGGTGAGACGCCGCGACACCACCCGCATCTGCCGCGGCATCGACAGGCTGATCGCGATATCGGCCTCGCGCTTCGACAGGGAAAAGAGGCGCGCCGTCGCCATCAGTTCGATCGCCAGGCGCGGATGACGCTCCGTCAGGGCCTTCAGCCGTGGCGCCAGGAAGATCGCGCCGAGGCCATCGGGAGCGCCGATGCGCACCACGCCGGCGACCGACTGGCTTTCACGCCCCGCCATCGAGCGGGCCGCGAGATAGGCGCTCTCCATATCTTCCGCGGCCGCGACCAACCGCTGTCCGGCCGTCGTCAGCTCGTAGCCGGTGTTGCTCTTGTGGAAGAGGGTTTCGCCGAGCTCACGCTCAAGGGCGCGAATGTGGCGCGAGACCGTCGTGTGCTCTATCCCGACCTGGGCGGCCGCCGCCGACACAGTGCCGCTGCGCGCGACGGCGAGGAAGTGGCGCAGGTCATCCCAACTCGGCTGCGGCTTGCGCGCGTCCACGGCTTATCCTTGTTGTGCAGAAATGCACGATGGGTGTGAAAATAGCAGCATTTGCTCCTTTGAAAATGCTGATAACGTCGTGGCAAAGGGATCGCGGCGCCTCCGTCATGCGCCAGCGTTCGTATGGGAGGCGCTGGATGGATTTCGGACTGAACGAGGAGCAGGCGGCGATCCGCGCGATGGCGGCCCGCTTCGCCGACGAGCAGTTGGCTCCTCACGCGCTCGACTGGGACGAACGCAAGCACTT carries:
- a CDS encoding ABC transporter substrate-binding protein, with translation MKLNRRTVIATAATATGVAMLGRRGARAAEPIRIGVLMPLSGTAELVGNRQKIGVEIARDQINAAGGVLGRPLELVIRDDKGDPNQAVANARELSSSGVNLIIGASLSAQNIAVIQVIQSLNLVQMTASAPLDSLTHELFNRNFFRLADNNYMRCRSLARVMAQRFPEVTTWGGFISDISVGHDSWKQFSSALKEFYPVYAKKDVVLTDVIASKFGTTDYKTQIFRMMQTPAQGVFNLTYGADMITLWKQAKTLGLSNKIKVACDGSGELDLPVVLGKDGPPELWSNLHWYFGNPNANKVHQDLVAEVKARTKNDPYPSSLIGPAHGAVLCYAAAIQAANSTETNAIIQALENVEVETAKGKIRFRKEDHQQIGPVNLAGAVPTADGFTFKASVEVPGAEIVEPPTPGVALKI
- a CDS encoding LysR family transcriptional regulator, coding for MDARKPQPSWDDLRHFLAVARSGTVSAAAAQVGIEHTTVSRHIRALERELGETLFHKSNTGYELTTAGQRLVAAAEDMESAYLAARSMAGRESQSVAGVVRIGAPDGLGAIFLAPRLKALTERHPRLAIELMATARLFSLSKREADIAISLSMPRQMRVVSRRLTDYRLHVYGTRSYLDGAPPIRAVDDLKHHPFVSYIEDLLFAPELNYLSAVRTTITPRIRSTNLLAQLHATLAGSGLCIMPTFVVSDFPDLVPVLPDRIALTRSFYMHIHEDNRKVRHIDEVASFIAAEIARSQALFNPPAAT
- a CDS encoding epoxide hydrolase codes for the protein MADTENTAAAVRPFSLSVPDADLADLRHRLQMTRLPDEAPGSGWTHGTSLDWLRPVLAYWRDEFDWRVQEALLNAMPNYKVRMDGIDLHFVHMPGRGPRPCPLLLSHGWPGSLFEFTDLIPRLTDPARFGGAAEDAFTVVAPSLPGYGLSFEPGQPRFGIAAIADCFARLMTDVLGYSRFAAQGGDWGSLITTTLAATVPDRLIGIHLNLLLIPREIVARAGGTPEEQAFLRAHARWRREETGYLWMQGTRPQTLAYALTDSPAGLAAWILEKFHAWSGGQAPPDVTFDLDTLLANISLYWFSGAIGSSFWPYYDRLHAPWPVPGGRVSVPTAYAAFPAEHLHPPRSLAEQTFTDLRRWTPMAKGGHFAALECPDALAEDIRAFFRPLRASL
- a CDS encoding SDR family oxidoreductase, whose product is MQDGAVLVIGGSGGLGEAICRRMPLDWPAMAFTYFGNAAKADALKVELPTNCRVAAMRMDTRSESDVAEAIARADALPGGLRSIVYASGAPILQPYVSQIEQGQWLRVVEIELLGFTRLVRLAIPVLRRNGGGSFVSVVSFANYWFPPGDAISAVPKAGIEVLTRAVAKEEGRYGIRGNSVAPGIIDAGLGHSLQDQVHTPEVWAQQKKRVPLRRFGEGAEIAEAVAFLASDRASYITGQTIIVDGGLRL